One Triticum dicoccoides isolate Atlit2015 ecotype Zavitan chromosome 3B, WEW_v2.0, whole genome shotgun sequence genomic window, ctttgcaacgcacgggcatttgtgctagtatctAATAACACAAATTGAGGGATGGCTTACTGGCTTACTCTTTTTCTTTGAGACAAGCTTGCTGTCTTGCTTCTTTTTCGATAAAaggaatatattaatatcgcgaAAAAAGCTTACTGTCTTACTACTTGCTCCTAATCTCCTATGATGTTTGTTGCTGGGCCAAGCCCACTTGTAGTGGCCCACTGTGAAAGGCCAGCGTCTGGCTCCTCTGCTCCTCCTCATCCCCTCCGCCGCCGCGCTGCTGCTCAACCAGAACGGAGAGCTTGCAAGATCAGCGTTGCGGTCCACACGCTCGGCCCCGCAAGGTCGCCGCCTCTGTGAAGGCCGCCCCACCGAataagaagaaggggaagaaaccaAACCTCGTCACGGGCGAGCGGCATGAAGAGCTTCCCTGTGGCCGGCGGCCGCAGCGTCTCCCTCGCCCTCTTCTCCGATGTCTCCAACAGCCGGTGCgtctcctcccccctctcccttcacCCTTGCTTCAGTAACCCATAAGTTGTGCGTCTGGGGACATAGTTCTTGCTCGCTCATGATTACTGACGATGCTCGATATGAACACAGGGAGCTCCTAGATCTGATGCAGTCAGGGAAGCTGGAGCCGGAGGCCGCTTTTCTCAATGCATCACTGGTACTGTACCACACTCTACCATTCTTTTGATGCTAAATCCCCAGTCGCTGCAATTGAGGATACCAATTAGTTAAGTCGATGCAATGTCAGGTGCCGGGCGTGTTCCCGGTCCTCGCGGCGGCGCACAAAGCGCTGCTCTCCAAGTCGAGGGAGTCGCTGACCACGAGAACCCTGCACTCGGAGCTTGTCTACAATTGCTCTGGCTCGAAGCATGTGGGTTTCTCTAGTTGTTATTATTTCCTTCTCTTTCAGAGAATTATTGTTACTTTGGATGTACTTGATCTTGCATTACATGATGATGACATTGTTCTACCACAGTTTGCTGACAGTTTGCTTGGTTCTGTGTTTTTTTAGATAACTGAGTCCCTAAAGCGGTGCGGTATCGCTGATGACACGCAGTATATCCTTGCGGCTCGGTTTGATGCTTCAGATGAAGAGGTATAATGTTCAGGATGCACCCCTTGTTCAGTCATGGTTTTGAACCTGTCAGTTTCTTGCGAATAACCCTGCTTGATCAGTTTCTTGCTAATTGCCTGAGCTTGAGTACCACAAATTTGAAGTTTCGAACTTTCTTGCCCTGACGGTTGTAGTGTAAaactgaaaaatctttcaaaacctAGCTGAAACTTTCTTGCTTTGGACATTTAGTGTTGGTACTCTAATTATGGGCCTTGAATCAAGAGCTTCTTGTGATGACTCAAGATTTCAGTAAATAACTTTTAAGCGTTTTATGTGCATCAGTCTGGTTCCTATTACCAATTATTGGGATATCTGAAGAAAAAAAACATTATACGAAACCGAAATTCTCATGGTAAACTGATATCTTTGATTCCATATCTGGGTAAAAGAAAAATTGTGGGACCATCTTTCAGTTACTACAAAATATGAAGTTCAAAAGGAACAGTTTGAAATGAAAGTGTCTTCTTATATATGTTTGATCATAATATACCAAAATCACCAATCCTAGTAATGTGCATAGCAGTGTGGAAGAACTGCAGAACATGCCTGCAAACATTTTCTGAAGAACTGATGGGGCTCATCTCCCTCTCCTGCTCAATGCAGACCACTCTAGTGTTAGTACTCTAAGTATGGGGCCTTGAGTTAAGAGATTCTTGTAATTGTAATCACTCAAGATTTTAGTAAATAACTTGAAGCGTTTTATGTGCGCCACAATCTGGTTCCTGTTACCAATTATTGGgatatatgaaaaaaaaacattatATGAAACCAAAAGTATACTTATATCTTTGATTCCATATCTGGGTAAAAAGAAATTGTGGGGCCAATGGGCCATCTCTGAGTTACTACAAAACATGAAGTTCaaaaggaacatttggagatgcaagtGTCTTCTCATAGATGTTTGATCATAATATACCAAAATCACCTATCCTAGTAATGTGCATAGCAGTGTGGAAGAACTGCAGAACATGCCTGCAAACATTTTCTGAAGAACCAATACGAAAGAACTGATGGAGCTCATCTCCCTCTCCTGCTCTATGCAGACCACTCTAAATGTGTCAGAAGCACTATGAGATGAATTGAACAAGCAGTGTTACTGTATATGGTGCTCTTGAAATAAAATGTTACTTTCAGCGTGCACCCCCAGCTTCATACCATTTATATTCCTTATATACATCATTGTCATTCTGAATGGAGGAATTCGAACAACCATCAAGTGTGAACTGGTTACATTGCAGATGAAAGCTCTGGAAAAGCTCATCAGCGGAACCGAGATTGATCTGTCGGAATTGGAGACAAGAGCAGACCAACCAAAGATTCTGAAGGTTTTTCAGCTGGACACTAGCTATATGACTCTTGAGTATCATAATTATTTTATCTTTCCTTTTCCTTGACTGAATATCCCTTTTCCCTACTGGCAGCAATACAAAATAACTCCACAAGAATTATCAATATCTACACTGCCAGAGGCAATCGTGTGCAGGATTGCTGCTCGAGACGCCCTCTGAGGTCTTAAAAACGATGGCCAGGACGTTCTGCAGCTGTGTGTGTCAAATTCTTTGGACGATCACCGCATCTGCCGCACCTCCTGTCGATGGTCAAGCTCGTGGCGGCAGGATGTTTCAACTCATGAACTTAGGAATTGCATTACGGTAACATTCAGTCCTGGATGCTGTAGCGACAACTGAATAATATGTATGGTCACAGGCTCACGGCTTGAGTGTTTCTAAGATCACTTCATCAAGATTTAATGCAAGCAACCTTCAGTTGATATCGCGATGTTGACTCGGATCTGTTGTTTCGGTGACACTGCAGAACATGAGTAAAATCAGCGAAATATGTGTGGCCTGGGTCCATTGGTTTTATGGCTTTATCATGAACATAATGATGCGGTACTACTGGGATGATGTTTGCCTCCATCTTCATGTAATGGTTCACGTGTGTGTGTTCTGTCCAATGATGATGTTCCTGCAAGTTTGCCAGCATATCCTCGACTGTTTCTTTCAAAATTTACATGGATATCCTGCATCCCAAGGATCTGGTCGCTCACTGGCTTGGCTTGGCTGTGTCAGTGTCACTTGGCTGTTGCTAATTCTTCAGCTAGGCAACAAGATCTGATCTCTGCGGCTGAATTCTTCCCACTAGCAGCTCACCACACTTTCAGGCTTCTTTGTAGGCCATGGTAGCAGTTATTGTCAGTTAGTTTTTATTTTATACTATTACTGGCTGCTCCATGGTTGCCAAAAAACCTCCTTGGAATATACCCAGCACAACAATCATAGACCACATGACTGGGTGAAAATGACTCAGATCTGATTTCTCAGCCAAACCAAtccaagaaaaacaaaaacaaatttatGCATTATTGTACTAGCCTTGTAAGAGGGCTCACTTGACCAGGTAAATCCATTTTTACACACAAGATTTGGACTTCCGAATtctgatattgttgtgctctagtaGTAGGGGCAGTGCGTATTTCAGAAAAAGAAAGTAGGGGCCAGTTTTCCGAAGAGCGCTGCTACACAGACGACAGATTTGGACGATCAGCGGACGACACTACACATCAAGCCGTTGATGAGTTAGAGCAAAAGCAGACAACACCGTCCATTCCTGCATCGTGTGGGGTTCGGCCAGCTAGTGTCGTCCGTCCAGCAGTTTTGTTTTCCAAAAAATAAGGAAGTAGGGGCGATGCCCAAAGCTAAAAAATAATCCATTGTTTTCAACCCTACCCTATTTTTAATTCTTGTGCAAGCACAGTTATTTTCTCTGGGTCACTCTCGTGAGTCTTATCGCAAAATTTCGCTCTCTCACTTATCACTGCACTGAAAGCACACTGGCATTATTGACCTCTTCTTCTACACCAATTACTACTACTAAGACTCCAAGCATTTTTTTTTTCCAAGTTATTCTCAACACTGCCTGTACATTTAGCTTGGCGGGCAGTGTTAAATAAACAAATCCCAGCTGCACACTTGCACATCACCAGAGATTTATTGGATTATGTGCGAAAGATTTGGGTTTTTGCCACAGCCAATCATGCATCAACCATTCATTTACTATCTCAGGCATCcttgaaaaatatactactagtatctCAGAAGAAGAAATTATTAGAGAAAGAGAGAGGCGATCTTGGAGGCAAACGGAAGCATATGCTTTGCAAAGTTCCCTCCAATATCCCCAACGGAATATCCCCTCGAATTCTcccacttctcttctctctctctctctctctctctctctctctctctacctctctctctctctctcatatgcCCCGCCGTCTTTCTTGCTCCCACACGCAGCACCCATTCCAACACACACACGCAACAATTGCAGCTTGTACCAGCACACAGCCAAGGCAAGATTCTGCTAGGTTTGGTTCTTGGTTTCTTGCGGGGGCGGCGGCAATGGCGATCGGCACCAACGACCTGGAGGAGGCGCCGCCGCTCCTGCTcctcgacgacgacgaggccgCCTACCCGCGCCCCCGCCGCGTCGCGCTCTTCGTCGAGCCGTCGCCATTCGCGTAAGAACTCACCTGCCCACCCTTCCAAGCTTCCTTTGTGAGGGCCCTTGGTTGCTGAAGCTCTGGTCTGATATTTGCGGCGCCCTCCCTTGTTTTCTCATGTTTGTTGGGTCTTTGGGACATGCGAATATTGATGAAAACTGATTGAGCTGCCAGTGGATTCAGTTGGTTGAGCACTAGAGTTGGTACTACCTGCTCTGCAGTGGCTTCTTCGTTGGGTGTGAAGGAAAAAAAATCGTGAATtgcattttttttgaaaaggaaatTACAAATTGCGTCGACAGAATCCATTTTTTTTTGTTAATGGTAACTGCCGATGGTGATTAAGCTGAGTTTCCATGTATGCTCTCACATTTTAAACTATTTTTGCAGCTACATCTCTGGGTACAAGAATCGGTTCCAGAACTTCATCAAGCATCTGCGCGAAATGGGCGACGAGGTACACatttttttttgatgtcattggttAAGTACTACTGATCAGTGGTGGGTTTGAGACAACCACAGGGCAGTGGATTAGTAGCATGTGCAGTGGCTTAGTTTGGGACGTTTCTGGTGTGTTTTGCTTGCAGGTCATTGTTGTGACCAACCATGAGGGGGTTCCACAGGAGTTCCACGGTGCTAAGGTTATTGGTTCATGGAGGTAAGTTCTCAAGGGATTTGTTTCTACATTCGTCTTGGGATATAAAATGAGCATCTACGCTACATTTAAAAGCTTCAATCTTTTTTGTACATGACCATGAATTGCTCTGTTAAGATACAACAACATTTGGAATTTCTAGTTCTAGGGGCTCAGGAGATCCTGTTCTTTTACAATCCAAACGTATTACCAAATCAAGTACCGCCTTCTTCTTTGCAAGTACTCCAGTCATATACTTTCTGAACAAGTGCTCCAGCTCAGCTGTATGCATGAACTGATGAATGCTATGATAGTCAATCTGTAAAAGATTGTGAGTGATGTGCTCATTTTGATCGAACCGCATGATCTGCCGTGCCTTTCGGTGTCCTATTTATGCTTACAACCGTTTTTCTCATCATCTCCAGCTTTCCATGTCCACTCTATGGAAAGGTTCCTCTCTCACTGGCACTCAGCCCTAGGATCATCTCAGAGGTTGCAAAGTTCAAGCCTGACATCATTCATGCGTCCTCACCTGGAATCATGGTAGCTTCATGGGCACAATCGTTTCTTTAAAATCGTATGTGTGTTCTCCGGCGATCGGTTAGCTGCTGCTAGGTATATATGATGACACTCTGCTTCCATTTTTCAGGTTTTTGGAGCCCTTGCGATTGCTAAACTGCTCAGTGTCCCCCTGGTGATGTCCTACCACACCCATGTCCCAGTGTAAGCTTAACTTGTTGTCTTCCTTGAAAAGATCGCTTATAATGCTCGTGTACCTGTAAATTAATATTACGAGGTTCTTTATTTTCCGATAGCATATAATAAGTATATCTAGCACATTAAAAAAACAGAATGCAATTCATAATTCCCAGAATAAATTGGTAATGTCATTGGCTTAGTTACTATTGTGTCGGGAACATAAATAACTGTTTGGTGCCTATAGCAATATCAAGCAATTTATAGGATTTATTTATAACACAGGAGTACATTAACAGTTCAGATTGCCGCCTCTTAAGATAGAAGCCTTTTATCTTAGTTGCTAGTGAACCACCAGTTTGATCAGTTTGCCATAGCAGCCGAATGATATCTATATTTCCCCTGCAGATACATTCCAAGATATACATTTAGCTGGCTCGTCGAACCAATGTGGCAAGTCATCCGTAAGCCATCCACTCCTGCTTAATCTGCGATTACTGCAAACAGTCAAATTTTATGTCACAAACACACTAATTTGGTGATGTTCTTCTCCACAGGGTTCCTCCACAGAGCTGCTGACCTAACTTTGGTACCATCTGTTGCTATCATCAAGGATTTTGAAACTGCCCATGTCATTTCAGGTTGGTTAATGATTCTACATGctaaattgtactccctccgtaaactaatttaagagcgtttagataactattttagtgatctaaaccctcttatattagtttacagaggtagTAGTACACTGCATGTCCTGATGTTCTTATGGTTCTCATGCTAATGATTTGGTTTATATCATTGTTCAGCTAACCGGATACGCCTTTGGAACAAAGGCGTCGATTCTGCCAGCTTCCATCCCAGGTTCCGCAGCCATGAGATGCGCGTGAGGCTAAGGTGAAATTCCATTTCATTGCTTCCTGAATGAATGGTTATGTACTAGCTAGACCGAGACCAACGACTGTTGGCACTTCTGACATGTTATGTGTTATTTTCAGTGACAGTGAGCCAGATAAACCATTGATAATTCACGTCGGGCGCTTTGGGCGCGAGAAGAATTTGGACTTTCTGAAAATGTGAGCAATGTTCCTACTTTGCACTAGTGTTTTGTGCCTTGCAGTATGAATGGGTTGCTTGACACTAATTCTGGTTTATGGTTGAGCAGAGTAATGGATCGGTTGCCTGGAGTAAGAATTGCATTCGTCGGAGATGGACCGTATAGGTAATGTCATGGTCACTCCTCCATCTTGTTTCTCAAGCTTGCATACATTAGTCTATTGACATGCTCCCTGAAATTAACTTCCAGGACTGAGTTGGAGAAGATGTTCGAGGGAATGCCGGCGGTGTTCACCGGGATGATGCAAGGGGAGGAGCTCTCGCAGGCGTACGCGAGCGGCGACGTCTTTGTGATGCCCTCGGAGTCGGAGACGCTCGGCCAAGTAGTCCTGGAGTCCATGTCGTCCGGGGTGCCCGTGGTGGCGGTCCGCGCCGGCGGGATCCCCGACATAATCCCGGGGGACGCGGAGGGGAGGACCAGCTTCCTCTTCGCCCCGGGGGACCTCGACGACTGTGTCGGCAAGATTAGGTTACTACTGACGGACGACGAGTTCAGGGGCGACATGGGGAGGACCGCCAGGGCGGAGATGGAGAAGTGTGATTGGAGGGCCGCCTCCAAGACGATCCGCAACGAGTTCTACAGCTCGGCAATCGACTACTGGCGGAAGAAGCAGGCGGACATTGTTCAGCCGCTGCAATGGCTGGCGCAAATGTTCATGCCGGCGCCGAACCGGGTCATCGGCGGCGGCATCAAGCAGTAGTGGTGCATCTTAGCCATGATCTAGGCAGGGCGGGGGCTGGAAGATGGGTGGATAATTCCATGCATTCCTTGTAAATTCTTGGTATATAGTGCAGTGTCAATAGGTGAGAGATAGTTTCTGTTTTTTATCTGTGTGAAATTGGGATACTATGATTGGTTGTACTGTAATAGTGGAAATGTGCTGAACTTTCTGGTGGTGCACAAGATCCATCAGTTTGTGGAAGCAAGCAGAATCCACATCAGCCATGTAATGCCcacatatgtactccctccattcactatTGTAAGATGTTTTAGCTTTTTTCATACtcgaatgtatatagacacattttagtgtgtttgttcactcatttcagtataTATGTAGTCTGtactgaaatatccaaaacatattATATTTGTAAACGGAGGGAGCAAGTTGTAAGCTTTGTTGCATGAAGAAAGGAAGGGAAAATGAGGAAACAACAATATATGTGCGTAAACAGCAGAAATAGTGTATGAACCTTTCACTGTCGTTGCTATGGAAACCTTTTTACGACTCacgatgttcatcgcatcataagatTCTGCATAACTGTAGAAAGCTATCTGGTTAACATAATGTAAACTAGTCGTAAATTTGTTGCGTTCGCCTCCATTTCAAATGCCATGAGTCCAGGCATATAACCAGATAAATAATACTCCCACCAAGAAATCACAACACTTGCATGCCATTCCTTGAATCCGGTCGCAGAACCAGATGTGGGGAAAGGAAATGTGTTTTAAGAGCACCGTGCACGGTTAAGAGTGCATCGAAACTCCCATAACATGGAAACAAGACTTGGCAAGGTGGAAAGGGTTCAGAAGACACCCATCCGGAAAATAAGAAAAGCAGATCTAACATATAAAGCCTCCTAGACTCCTAGTCACAACCGATGCCTCGAACGCACCGCACCACGCGAGGAAAAAAACCACCGCATCGCCCCGCGCGTGAAAAAAAAAACAGCCAGGATGCAGCGCACCACGCGAGGAAAAAACCACCGCACCGCGCGAGGGACGCGCTCGACGGCCGTGGTGAGCCCCGTGCCCGTCCTCTTTCTCCTC contains:
- the LOC119274620 gene encoding EKC/KEOPS complex subunit TPRKB-like: MKSFPVAGGRSVSLALFSDVSNSRELLDLMQSGKLEPEAAFLNASLVPGVFPVLAAAHKALLSKSRESLTTRTLHSELVYNCSGSKHITESLKRCGIADDTQYILAARFDASDEEMKALEKLISGTEIDLSELETRADQPKILKQYKITPQELSISTLPEAIVCRIAARDAL
- the LOC119274619 gene encoding sulfoquinovosyl transferase SQD2-like, which produces MPRRLSCSHTQHPFQHTHATIAACTSTQPRQDSARFGSWFLAGAAAMAIGTNDLEEAPPLLLLDDDEAAYPRPRRVALFVEPSPFAYISGYKNRFQNFIKHLREMGDEVIVVTNHEGVPQEFHGAKVIGSWSFPCPLYGKVPLSLALSPRIISEVAKFKPDIIHASSPGIMVFGALAIAKLLSVPLVMSYHTHVPVYIPRYTFSWLVEPMWQVIRFLHRAADLTLVPSVAIIKDFETAHVISANRIRLWNKGVDSASFHPRFRSHEMRVRLSDSEPDKPLIIHVGRFGREKNLDFLKIVMDRLPGVRIAFVGDGPYRTELEKMFEGMPAVFTGMMQGEELSQAYASGDVFVMPSESETLGQVVLESMSSGVPVVAVRAGGIPDIIPGDAEGRTSFLFAPGDLDDCVGKIRLLLTDDEFRGDMGRTARAEMEKCDWRAASKTIRNEFYSSAIDYWRKKQADIVQPLQWLAQMFMPAPNRVIGGGIKQ